ATCCCCCTGTGAAGGCCGTGCGGCCGCTGCCGCCGGAAGCGGTGGCCACGCGCAAACAGGCTCTGCGCGAGCGCATGACCAGGCTTCGCCGTGAGCAGTCCCGGCACCTTGCTCGTGAGCGGGCAGTGGCGGCGCAGGAAAAACTGCTCCGGGCGGACTGCTGGCGTCAGGCTTCATCAGTGGCGCTTTACGTGGGCGTCAAGGACGAGCTTGGCACCGGCCTGTTGCTGGAAGCGGCATGGCGTGAAGGGCGCACCCTCTGGCTGCCGCGCGTCCGGCACGGACAACCCGGCTTTATGGATTTTGTGGCGTGCACCAGCCGCGAGCAACTGCGGCCCGGCCCTTTTGGTCTTGTTGAGCCGGAAGCGGACCTGCCGGGTTTTGGCCCTGAAGACGTGTCCGCTGGCGCTGGCAGGGCCTGCTCTCCGACGGGCGGCGCGGCCTTTGCCCCCTCGCTGATGGTGCTGCCCGGCCTGGCTTTTGATCTTGAAGGCGGCCGCCTCGGGTACGGCGGCGGGTATTATGACCGGTTTTTACAGGCCGGGCTTGAGTGTCCACGCGTGGGCTTCTGTTTCGATTTTCAGCTTGTCCCTCCCTTGCCCCTGGCCCCCTGGGATCAGCGGGTTCACCATCTATGCACCGAAGAGCGTCTGTTGTGCCTATAAGCTATATCCCCTTTGTGTTTCCCGGCCTGGATTCCGTGCGTTGCGCCTTTCAGACCCGCCCCGGCGGCGTGTGCCGTGGAGAGTACGGCGGCGGCAATATTTCCTTCAGCGTTGGGGACGACGCGGCCCTGGTGGCGGCCAACCGCGAGAGCCTGCTGGCGGACCTGCAATCCCAGGGCTTGCGCCGCTGGGCGGAATTGCAGCAGGTGCACGGCGATGTCATGGCCTTTGAGCCGACCCCTGTGGCCTGCGACGCGGTGGCGGTGGAAGAGGGGGACGGCATGGCCACGACCGAACCCGGCCTGGGCCTGCTCATCAAGACGGCGGACTGCCAGCCCATTTTGCTGGCGCATAAAAGCGGCAGGTACGTGGCGGCCATGCACGCTGGCTGGCGCGGCAACCGCTGCGACTTTCCTCTTTCAGGCGTGGTGCGCTTTTGCGAGCACTATGACCTCAGGCCGCAGGACGTCTTTGCCGTCCGGGGGCCGAGCCTTGGCCCTGGCAAGGCGGAATTCATCAATTTTGACAAGGAATGGGGGCCGCAGTTCGTGCCCTGGTTTGACGAAGAAAGCCGCACCATGGATCTTTGGGGATTGACCCGCCACCAGCTTGTGCAGGCGGGTATTCCGACACGCAATATCTTTGGTCTGGATATCTGCACCGCCAGCAACAACGACCAGTTTTTCTCCTACCGTTGCGCCAGAGCTTCGGGCCGCCAGGCCAGCATTATCTGGATTGAGAAAAACTGAAGAGTGTTGGGGCATCGGCGTGGACTGGCGGAATGTTTTGCAGCTTAGACGGCTGCCAGCCCGGTTGCAGGCCGCCCATGGCGCAGGGCCGCCTGCCCTGTGATTCTGGCCAGCCCGCCCGGCATTGACAGGCTTGCCGCCCCCGCCTACAGTAGGCGCGGCAATGGTAGCCGGGTTGCCCGGCTTGAAAAGGGAATCCCGTTAGAAGCGGGAGCGGACCCGCCGCCGTAAGGCTCGCCAACCTCGCACCACACAGCGCCACTGGAAACGGGAAGGCCGGTGAGAGGGAGCCAAGCCGGAAGACCTGCCTTGCCCCATGCCCCGCCTTTGGTAAGAGCCGTTAACGGATGAAATGAATTAACGGCTCTGTAGGGATTTTACTGAAAATCCCTGCAACGAAATGCGTGCAGACAGGCTTTTGCCTGCCATGCGCGAGTATTTCACGCGGTAAACAGGGTGTGCATGGCAGCGGCATGAGCCGCCACGGCAACGGGATTTTGTCGGCAGGATTGAGGAAATACGGGCCTCTTCCTTCATGAAGCAACAGATGTTTCATGCGGGAAGGGGCTTTTTTTATGCCCACGCGCTCTGCGCGGGGCCTTCAAAGGGCGGGCATGACCGCGACATCACATTCCTCTTCTCCCTCCGGGTTGTCATCCGTGCGCCTGTGGCCCGCATTCGCGGCCTTGGCGGCGCTGTGGCTTGTTTCCCTGCCGCTGGCCTGCCTGCCCGGGCCGGTTCCGCTGGCGGCGGGCCAGGTTTTTCACGCCCTGGCGGCGCAACTGGGGCTGGCCGCGCCGCCGCAGGATACGTCGCTCATGCTGGTGGTGGGGCAGATACGCCTTGCCCGCGTGTGCCTTGCGACCCTGTGCGGCGGCGCTTTGGCCGTGGCGGGCGTGGCCCTGCAAGGGGTTTTGCGCAACCCTCTTGCCGACCCCTTTACCCTGGGGATTTCGGCGGGCGCGGCCTGCGGCGCAAGCATCGCCATCGCCCTTGGCGGCGTTGCGGGCAGAGCCCTGAGCGGCCTTTTGTCGGCAGTGCATATTTCCCTGCCGGGGCCTGCGGCCCTGGTGGCTCCGGCGGCCCTGGCGGGCGCGCTGCTGGCCCTGGCCGGAGCCCTGTGGCTCGGCAGGGGCGACGGCGGCTTCAGGCGTGAGAGCGTCATACTTGCGGGCATTGCCGTGGCGGCCTTTCTGGGCGCGCTGGTGGCATTGATCAAGGCGCTCAATGAGGAATCCGTAACCAGCATTGTTTTCTGGATTATGGGGTCATTTCAGGGGCGCGGATGGGACAGTCTGCCCCTGTTGCTGGCGACGTTCGTGCCTGGCCTGCTGGCTGTGGCCTTGGGCTGGCGCGCGCTGGACGTTCTGACCATGGGCGACGAGCAGGCCGCCCAGCTTGGGCTGAATGTGGGCCGCGCGCGGCTTTGGCTGCTGGCCGGGGCAAGCTGCATGACGGCTGGCTGCGTGGCGGTGGCCGGGGTCATCGGCTTTGTGGGCCTGGTGGTGCCGCACGTGCTGCGCCTTGTGTTGGGCTGCGGTCACGGCCCCCTGCTGGCCGGAGCGTTTTTTGGCGGCGGCGTGCTGCTGGTCTGGGCCGACGTGCTGGCCCGCAGTGTGCTGGACGGCGGACAGGAACTGCCCGTGGGCGTGGTTACCGCGCTTCTTGGCGGGCCATTTTTTGCCCTGCTGGTGCGGAGGCGGACATGACGCAGAGAGCGCCCGCGCCCGATGCCACGCCCGCTGGCCTTGCGTCAAGCCAGGACACAGGCCAGGGCACAAGCCAGGCCGCCAGCCCATTCGAGGCCAGGCCCGCCAGCGGCGGCCCGTCCGCTACGGCGACCCCGCCCATGCTTGAGGTGCGCAACCTGCGCTCCGGCTACAGGGGGCGGCCAGTATTGCAGGGCGTGAGTTTTGCGGCGCGGGGCGGTGAATGCCTGGCCCTGCTTGGCCCCAACGGCAGCGGCAAGACCACGCTGTTACGCAGCCTTTCCGGCGTGCTGCACGCGCAGGAAGGGGAGGTTTTTCTTCAGGGCAGGTCCCTCGTGGACATGAAGCCGCGCCAGCGCGCGCGGCTGGCGGCTGTGGTGCCGCAGGGCGGCGAGTACCCGCGTGAGCTTACGGCGCGGCAGATGGCCCTGCTTGGGCGGTATCCGCACCTTTCGTGGTTGGGCTGTTACGGCCGCAAAGATTACGCGGCGGTGGACGAGGCCCTGGAAGCCTGCGGCGCTGCCGCGCTGGCCCCGCGCCGTCTTGCGGAACTGTCGGGCGGCGAACTGCAACGGGTGCTGCTGGCCCGCGCCCTGGCGCAGGAAAGCCCGCTCCTGCTGCTGGACGAATTGGCCTCAGGGCTGGACATGGCCCGCATGGCCGGACTTTTTGATTTGCTGGAACGCCGTCGCGCCGCCGGGGCCTGCGTGCTCATGGCTGTGCACGACTGTAATCTGGCGGCCATCTATGCCACGAGGCTGTTGGGCCTCAAGGCCGGAAAACTTGTTTTTGACGGTCCGGTGGACGCGGTTTTTACCGAGGAGAAGCTCAGTGCCCTTTATGATATCCCTATCGGCGTTTTGCCGCACCCGCTTTGGGGCCTGCCGCAGGCCTTGCTGGCGCGGGCGCATGGCCCCCGCAGTCATGACAGCTTTGCCGCATGCCCAGGCGACGCATGTTTTGGCGACGCTGGCGCTGGCCCTGGTTTTGACGCTGTCGTCAGCTTTGGCCCTGCCGCTGGTTTCACCAACCGCGACGCTGGCCGCTGAACCAGCGCAACTATCCACTCCGGCCGTTACTGCCCCTGCGTCGGCGTCTGCGTCCGCCGTTGTTCCGGTCAGCGTGCGTGACGATACGGGGCATGAGGCGCGTCTGGAGGCTCCGGCAAAGCGCATCATAGCCCTGTACGGAGCCTTCAACGAGCTTTTGCTGGCGCTGGGCGCTGGCGACAGTCTTGCGGCCCGCACCGTGGCTGACGCGAATATTCCCGGTCTGGAGCATCTGCCCGCCATAGGCACCCATATGCGCCCCAATGCCGAACTTATCGTGCAGCAGTCGCCCGACCTCGTCATCCAGCTTGCCGGGCGCAACGAAGCGCTGTTGCAGACCGAGGCCTTGCGCGCCCTCGGCCTGAACGTGCTTGTTTTTGAAATGAATTCCTTTGAGCAGATGTTTGGCGTGCTGCAAAAGCTCGGCCAGCTCACCGGACGCGAGGCTGAAGCCGCCCGGCTGACTGACGCGTGGCAGGCGCGGCTCGCTGACCTTGAGGCCCGCTACAAGAACCAGAAACCGGTACGTGTTTTTTATGAGGTGCGGTACCCCAATCTGCTGGCGGCGGGGCGGGGCGGCATTGTGGATGACATCATATCCCGCGCTGGCGGCCGGAATGTGGTCACGGACGAAAAAAAGCTGGTGCGCTTCAATGAAGAAGCCCTGCTGGCCGCTGACCCGGATGCGTACATCATCCAGAGCGGTCCTATGAACCCCGACCCTCAGCCCCTGGATCAGCGTCTGCATTACAAGGACCTGCGCGCGGTGCGCGAGGGCAGGGTGCTCACGGTGGATGAAGAGCTTTTTGCCCGCCCTGGGCCACGCTCTGTGGACGCCGCCGAAGAGCTTGGGCGTTTTTTGCATCCCGAGGCGGCACGCTGATTTTCTGTGATTTCCCTTGATTTCCCCTTAACCTGACATTCTGACCACAGGACAAGAGAGCTGAGCATGACAGGAGTTTTGTACGGCGTGGGCGTCGGGCCCGGCGCTTCAGACCTGCTGACGCTGCGGGCGGTGAACGCCCTCGGCAAGGTGGACGTGATTCTGGCGGCGGCTTCGCCCAAAAATGACTATTCCGCCGCGCTGGAAACCGCCCGGCCACACTTGCGGTCTGACGCGCGCATGCTGCGTCTGGAATTCCCCATGACGCGGGATCGCGCCGTGCTGCGCGACGCCTGGCGCGTGGCCGCCGAAAAAACGCAGCAAGTCCTGGAAGACGGCGAAAATGCGGCCTTTCTGACCATTGGCGACCCGCTTGTCTACAGCACCTTTGGCTACCTCATACAGACGCTCAGGGAACGCGCGCCCCACCTGCCCATTGAGATCATCCCCGGCATTACCTCCATTCAGGCGGCAGCCGCGCGCGCGGGCGTCATTTTGTGCGAAAACAGCGAAACCCTGCGCGTCATTCCCGGCATCAACAGCCGCGACGAGCTTGAAAAAGCTCTCGATGGGGCTGATACCGCCGTTATCCTCAAGGCGTACCGCAACCTTCCGGCCATTGCGGACGCCCTGCGCGCCACAGGACGGCTGGACTCCTGTATTCTGGCCAGCCATGTGGAGCAGCCCGCCGAAAAGCTGCGCCGTGGGCTGGACCCGGAACAAGGCACCCCGCCCTATATGTCGCTGATCATCAGCAGAAAACCCGTGAGCAACGACTAGTACCGTTTCACTTCGAAATATTTTGTGGTGGGAAATGCTCTGTGGGGGAGGGACCCTTTTGAAAAAGGGTCCCTCCCCCACGCCCCCACCCCTTGGGCGAAACAGCATATATAAAGCGAAAGCCAGCAATTCCCTCATGATCGGGAACTGCTGGCTTTTGCAGTTGTGGAGGCGGGTTTGCGTAAGCGGCGCAGCCGCGTAATCAGCAGATGCGCGGCAATTGCGCCCCTTCAAGCATGCCCAGCAGACGGCGGCCGCCGATGCGGGTTTGCAGGCTCACCTGCGCCTTGCCCTCCGTGACCGTGCCCACGCGCGCGGCCTCCTTGCCATAGGGCGAGCGGCGCATGGCCTCAAGCGCGGCCTCGGCCCTGTCCTCAGGCACGATGCAGATGCATTTGCCCTCATTGGCCAGGTACAGGGGGTCCAGCCCCAAAAACGAACAGCCGTTCCGCACGGCCTCGTGCACGGGAATGGCCGTTTCGTCCAGAAGAATGCCCATTTGCGACTGTTCGGCAATCTCGTTCAGCGTGGTGGCAAGGCCGCCGCGCGTGGGATCGCGCAGCACATGCACTTCACCGGCGGCTTCGAAAATGTCCGCGATCATATGGTTGAGGGGCGCGGAATCCGAAGCCACGTCCGTGAGAAAGGACAGCCCTTCGCGGCTGCCCATAACCGTAAGGCCGTGGTCGCCCATGGCTCCGCTCACCAGCACCGCGTCACCGGGGCGCGCGCTGTGCCCGGACGGGGCCGGGTTGGCAAAAACTTCACCTATGCCAGTGGTATTGATAAATATTTTGTCGCAGGCCCCTCTGGGAACCACCTTGGTGTCGCCAGTGACGATGAGCACCCCGGCTTCGCGGGCCGCCGCCGCCATGTCGGCAGTGACGCGTTCAAGCGTTTCCAGCGCAAGGCCTTCTTCAAGGATGAAGGCGCAACTGAGGTAGCGGGGGCGAGCGCCCAGCATGGCCACGTCATTGACGGTTCCGTGCACGGCGAGGCTGCCTATGCTGCCGCCGGGAAAAAACAGGGGCGTCACGGTGTAGGAGTCCGTGCTCATGGCCAGAGGGCCGCGAATGTCGGTCAGCAGGGCCGCGTCATCCATGCGCTCCAGCAGGGGGTTGGCGAAGTGGCGGAAAAAGCACTGGGACACAAGACGCTGCGAGGCGCGGCCACCGCTGCCCGCATCCAGAAGAAGACAGTCTTCCATTATCTCTCCGAATATTTGAAGTAGGCGGCGCAACTGCCCTCGGTTGACACCATGCACGGCCCCACAGGCGTGGCGGGGGTGCACTTTTTACCGAACAGGGGGCAGTCCGGCGGCGCCATGCGCCCCTTGAGCACGTCCCCGCAACGACAGCCGGGCAGGGGGGGCACATCGGGCAGTTTGAGGTCAAGGCGCACCATGGCGTCCAGGTCCTGGTATTCCGGCCTCAGGGTGAGGCCGCTCAGTGGAATGCTGCCAATGCCGCGCCAGAGGGCGTCCGCAGGGGT
This DNA window, taken from Desulfovibrio sp. 86, encodes the following:
- a CDS encoding polyphenol oxidase family protein yields the protein MPISYIPFVFPGLDSVRCAFQTRPGGVCRGEYGGGNISFSVGDDAALVAANRESLLADLQSQGLRRWAELQQVHGDVMAFEPTPVACDAVAVEEGDGMATTEPGLGLLIKTADCQPILLAHKSGRYVAAMHAGWRGNRCDFPLSGVVRFCEHYDLRPQDVFAVRGPSLGPGKAEFINFDKEWGPQFVPWFDEESRTMDLWGLTRHQLVQAGIPTRNIFGLDICTASNNDQFFSYRCARASGRQASIIWIEKN
- a CDS encoding ABC transporter ATP-binding protein; translated protein: MLEVRNLRSGYRGRPVLQGVSFAARGGECLALLGPNGSGKTTLLRSLSGVLHAQEGEVFLQGRSLVDMKPRQRARLAAVVPQGGEYPRELTARQMALLGRYPHLSWLGCYGRKDYAAVDEALEACGAAALAPRRLAELSGGELQRVLLARALAQESPLLLLDELASGLDMARMAGLFDLLERRRAAGACVLMAVHDCNLAAIYATRLLGLKAGKLVFDGPVDAVFTEEKLSALYDIPIGVLPHPLWGLPQALLARAHGPRSHDSFAACPGDACFGDAGAGPGFDAVVSFGPAAGFTNRDAGR
- a CDS encoding ABC transporter substrate-binding protein, which codes for MRDDTGHEARLEAPAKRIIALYGAFNELLLALGAGDSLAARTVADANIPGLEHLPAIGTHMRPNAELIVQQSPDLVIQLAGRNEALLQTEALRALGLNVLVFEMNSFEQMFGVLQKLGQLTGREAEAARLTDAWQARLADLEARYKNQKPVRVFYEVRYPNLLAAGRGGIVDDIISRAGGRNVVTDEKKLVRFNEEALLAADPDAYIIQSGPMNPDPQPLDQRLHYKDLRAVREGRVLTVDEELFARPGPRSVDAAEELGRFLHPEAAR
- the cobI gene encoding precorrin-2 C(20)-methyltransferase, producing the protein MTGVLYGVGVGPGASDLLTLRAVNALGKVDVILAAASPKNDYSAALETARPHLRSDARMLRLEFPMTRDRAVLRDAWRVAAEKTQQVLEDGENAAFLTIGDPLVYSTFGYLIQTLRERAPHLPIEIIPGITSIQAAAARAGVILCENSETLRVIPGINSRDELEKALDGADTAVILKAYRNLPAIADALRATGRLDSCILASHVEQPAEKLRRGLDPEQGTPPYMSLIISRKPVSND
- a CDS encoding FecCD family ABC transporter permease → MTATSHSSSPSGLSSVRLWPAFAALAALWLVSLPLACLPGPVPLAAGQVFHALAAQLGLAAPPQDTSLMLVVGQIRLARVCLATLCGGALAVAGVALQGVLRNPLADPFTLGISAGAACGASIAIALGGVAGRALSGLLSAVHISLPGPAALVAPAALAGALLALAGALWLGRGDGGFRRESVILAGIAVAAFLGALVALIKALNEESVTSIVFWIMGSFQGRGWDSLPLLLATFVPGLLAVALGWRALDVLTMGDEQAAQLGLNVGRARLWLLAGASCMTAGCVAVAGVIGFVGLVVPHVLRLVLGCGHGPLLAGAFFGGGVLLVWADVLARSVLDGGQELPVGVVTALLGGPFFALLVRRRT
- the hypE gene encoding hydrogenase expression/formation protein HypE, yielding MEDCLLLDAGSGGRASQRLVSQCFFRHFANPLLERMDDAALLTDIRGPLAMSTDSYTVTPLFFPGGSIGSLAVHGTVNDVAMLGARPRYLSCAFILEEGLALETLERVTADMAAAAREAGVLIVTGDTKVVPRGACDKIFINTTGIGEVFANPAPSGHSARPGDAVLVSGAMGDHGLTVMGSREGLSFLTDVASDSAPLNHMIADIFEAAGEVHVLRDPTRGGLATTLNEIAEQSQMGILLDETAIPVHEAVRNGCSFLGLDPLYLANEGKCICIVPEDRAEAALEAMRRSPYGKEAARVGTVTEGKAQVSLQTRIGGRRLLGMLEGAQLPRIC
- a CDS encoding 5-formyltetrahydrofolate cyclo-ligase, producing MSENPPVKAVRPLPPEAVATRKQALRERMTRLRREQSRHLARERAVAAQEKLLRADCWRQASSVALYVGVKDELGTGLLLEAAWREGRTLWLPRVRHGQPGFMDFVACTSREQLRPGPFGLVEPEADLPGFGPEDVSAGAGRACSPTGGAAFAPSLMVLPGLAFDLEGGRLGYGGGYYDRFLQAGLECPRVGFCFDFQLVPPLPLAPWDQRVHHLCTEERLLCL